Within Scomber japonicus isolate fScoJap1 chromosome 1, fScoJap1.pri, whole genome shotgun sequence, the genomic segment ATATAGTGAGACAGCAGAAAAAAGACTTGTCAACATCAGTTCAAAGTCACAAGATGCTGCTTAAAAGAATGAAATTAGAAACAAGTCACAGTTAAGCTATTTGtcaaataactataaatataagtTGCTGTTAATGCATTATAAAAAATGTCCTCAGCATTAAACATGTCACTGAGTGCATCTCTCTTATATgtcaaaacattatttattttaatccatGAAGAATCTGAAGCATTTTCATGAACAAGAAAAATTATAACATCAACACAGATGTTAATATTGTAATTGTTACATCACTACTGACTATTACACACATTGACTATTGTtgtgcactgtactgtactaatATTTTAACAAGTGTGAAGATCAGCCTTTAATCACAACTCAACAATCATaacaaatatgattttaaattgaCAGTAAAAAGTATTCAAAACTAGCGTGTGCTGATGACTTAAAATAGACAGTTTAAATGAGTTATCAATGTTTATTAGAAGACAAGTGAACAGTAAATGTGCAGACTTCTTAAATATGACCTAGATGTTGGGATTTGGTGTCACTGTCGACAAGGATGTATTACTGtcatttctctcaaaactcacatttttaaaCCACTTAACTCATGCTAAGCTGttacttttaaatgaaacatttcttttttgtcttttattctcttttatgGCATTTGTTGTCTATTGTTAACACTGTGTCTTCCCTACttagttgttgttttatatAACCTATTTTTGCCAATTCATTTATCTATGTAAAGTGTCTGACTGTGTTGAACCTCTTACCAGAGGCCCACATTTCTGTGCACGAAAATGATGTAcccaaaataaaaagtttattgTTCTTTACCCTGTTCTCATTTGAAAAGCAACCCTCCAAAATGTTACAATCAAGAAGTCAGAAAGAGAATCCTGAGTGATCCTTGAACCAAAGTTACAGAtgctattattatcattattatttattaattattattatcattgttgttgtattgtattattattattacttttattagtagtagtagtagtagtagtagtagtagttttacAGAATGACATGAAAAGAGTGAGCTTTATTACCACCTATCGGTCATGTTTAAGTATGGCACCCCAGCAATATGGaataagtctgttttttttgccaGTTATATATtcagatttgtgttttttttgtgtctactAACCATAGACTGTGTGGTACTAACACATTCACAACGTTCACACGACCAAACCCGCAGACCAGAGTGAAAAAAGGAAGAGTGACATGAGCTTCTGGCGTTGATGATCACATGAGCTGCATTCATGTGACTGCTTCACGTGGTTTCAGGGATAAATGGCAGAGGCGGACCATACCCATagtcagttttgttttgtcctgtgACTGACAGTCAAAGAGGGGGGTACCTGGAGCTGAAGAAGTAATTAATTTCACACCAACAGCTGTCAAACTAGCTACAGGTAACTAActcattttgttgtttctttgttCGTGTCTTTGTGCGCAGTTTTGGACGCCTTGTATCATGTTGTTGTTTACACGGTGAGTTAGCAGTTAGCCAGCGTTAAATCGGTTACTTGAAAAACCACACCTTCAACTATACGTTCAGTCAATATTTTGGAGTGATATCGCCTCATTTTATGCAGAAGTCAGTTTATATCGCTCAACACTTTTGGTAAGGGTCGCTCGTCAGAAATGACGTATTTTCAACAGAAACAGCTGTCGCCCACTACCGTCTCCATGGAGATAGCTTTCACCGGACGTCCTAATTGATATTTCACTCTATAACTTTAGATAACGTccttaatgaattaatttaacTACAACTTTAGAATAACGTACTTGTTTAATTAGTTTAGCTAGCGTAAATACGGAAACATAATGAGAAAACGTCCTCAATTTCTGAGTCTAACACTAAGTGTCTCACGGACTACCATAAATCAGCCTCAGGTCTTCAGACTGTCTTTATAACGTCAATGATGGTCGTTATTTTTCTGGGTGTGTGTTGCTGTGACCCAGTTTTGCTTCATCACGCTCAGACTGATAAGATGAACATTCATGCAGCAGGTGCGGTGAACGTGCAGGCATCAAACACCTTTATTTAACTAGATTTGACACTTTTAATGTGATTAATGAAATGTGGTATCTGGCATCATCTCAGTTAACGGGAGGGGAATTAATTTAATACGGTAAGTTAAAATGAGCATGAAACATGATACTGAACAGTCATGCACAATGAAAGTGAAAGCAGGGTTTATAGGGGAGGTTGAAGCAACCATTTCGTGCTCAGCTTCATAACTAAACAAAAGAGAAGTGTTCAGACTTGTTTCCATCTGTGATAAACATGTATGACACAGCAGTGGGAAATTACATAGAATCACACTTCAGAAATGTTCTCACCAATGCATGTTTTCACATTTGCAAGCACAAAGAAAACAGGGTTGTTTTAGGCCTCAGATCTTTTAGGCCTTCTGCATGGTAACAAAGAATGAGGAAATCAAGTTGTGTTAGTAGATTAACGGAACAGACTGATAACAGCTTATCAGACAATATGTTACCTTGTTCATGTGCAGCCAAGAAGAAAGCACTGAAGAacaattatattatatgtttgCGGATGGAGAGCTTCATAAAAATCCTGTGTCTTGACATTATTTCCAGATCATTAAATGGTATACAGAATATTGTTTTGTTCCACCTAGAGAAGTTTTTACATTAAAAGGGTAAACATACTTTCTCTTTATAGGCACCTATTAATACTGTTGCATCATGTTTAGTGTACCTCTAAATGACCACAATAAAAGAATATGGTGAGAGGATAAAGTAGTAAAAAAGTCCAAAGGAGGTTGTGTGTTGGTCACTGGTTCAGACCTGTATGGGAGCTGGTGAGTAAACAAAACCTGTTCTTCCTCTGTGGCTTTAGGCGCTTATGCACCCGTTTCTTGATGATACACTTTCCACACTGGGGGGAACATCTCGCAACCCCTCTTGACCTTTTGGGTTTTTCAAACACCACTGGTTAGCATCAGTCATACGGGGCTTTTTTTCTTGAGACTCTTGACAGTGTGGTGAGATCACACCCCTGCAGGATGACTCAGCGGGTTAATGCAGCAACCTCTCTTATTCCTGTAATGAGAGCTGTTTTTGAAGTAACTGACGTAGTTTTGATTGTTTGAGGCTGTGCAGGTCAgcatgctgctggttcacttcCCTAAATCACACCCAAATCATTGTCAGCTACAAAAATGACTGGACCACTTCTCTTAAAACTTCACAAAAAGGTGTCTTTCAAACTTGATTTCAGTCCTCTGGTGCCCCAAAATGATATTACATATTTTGCCTATAGTTAATATCCTGAACAAtatacatcacatcacatcaataACAAGCCAATGAGGTCACTAGTGTTTTAATTCTATGTTGCTCTACTGTTAGATAAAGGAAGATGACTGAGTGGATTATGTTAACTGTCACTTCTTAAGGAAGCAGATGTTATGTgaaggaatttttttttttttttacacttcccTCTTTGGACTTTTTGCTGATGCTAATCCCATAGCCTCAATCATGTGATGTCAAATCGGTTTCACTGACATTCATATTTTCTGCCTCTCAGACAGAACCAAGATGTTTTCGCTAGattctcttctgtttttttctgtaatagAAACCTGACATGACTACACAGGTGTGCTGAGTCACGCACCTAACCACACCACCACTGGTGGTAACATGACTTTTGGTTGATCTTGCTTGGGACAGATTGCTAAAAAGTAATTTGTTGTTTGTAATCTTTTGGGTTGTCAGGGTTTGAAGTGGCATGTTGGATTATTCCATCAGCTTTAAAGAAGAGCGCAGTGTCTGCACTGGTATTGATCTGACTGGACCATCCTTTTTATCCTGAGCACACCCATTGCTTCAATTTAAGAGGCTACATTATGATCTTTAATGGATGTTTGCCTGGAACTCAACTCACGCTTCACTTGTGCATTTCACCTCTGATGATGTGCTTTCTGAATACTGTTGGAGGGAGAACTGCTTTCAATTGGAAAACTTGAAACTTAGTCTTTTACAAAAGAAAATGCACAGTGTATCTTAAGTCCTTTTTTCTTGTGCTAAGGAATGAGTTTCAGGCAGTTATCATGTGTGCTCACGCAGCATGTTTAAGCACTGGAAAGGTTGCTGACCAGCATGACTGAGTCTAAGCAGTTTTCTCCGCTCTCTGTGTGCACTGTATGTTCCACTTGTAGCTGCGACAAGAGTGATGCTGTCTAGTCAGCTGTGAACACTTATTTTATCTTTTCAGGAGAGTATGTGAGTGGGAAAACTTGTGTTTAAGCACAGTATTGAAATATTTTCTTGATGACAAACTCTTCATGGTagagttttagtttagtttagtttttcctGCATATACAGTTAACTATGGTCAagttctgcatttaaaaaaaatgctttaactATGGCATGATTCATTCAGCTTCTGATAGTTTAGGGAAGTTAAAATACATGGTTTGCCTTAAATGGGAACAAAATCTGTGTTTGTTAGGAAGTCATTTATGCCTAGGTTTAGTCACTGAATCGAAATGTAGGCAGAAATATTACCATAGGTCACAAATGTAACATTCAATGTGAATAATTAATAAACTTGGCCTCTCATTTTGTGTCTTTCAAGCAAAATGTGGCGTGCAGCCTTCCTCTTATTGGCTGCCAGCTTGTCGGTGAGCCTGGCCAGACCCCACCTGCATCCACTGTCCAGTGAGATGGTCAACTACATCAATAAGGTCAACACTACCTGGAAGGtgagtttgtttaaaaaaaaaataaagaattgtACATTATCTGATCTCCTACGAATTGTTGCCTTCgacttgagttttttttttttttttttgctgaatatTGTTTTTGCCTAAATCTACCTCCTCCACTGCAGGCTGGTCACAATTTCCATAATGTGGACTACAGTTATGTCAGGAAACTCTGCGGTACGATGCTGAAGGGACCTAAACTGCCAGTCATGTGAGTCTCACATGGAGTCTGTCTGTGGGGGTAAAACCATGAAGGGgcaaacacacagcacatcAGTGAGAGCATATATTTTGCAATGTTGTGCTTGTCATGATAATTAATGATGCTTATTGggtttaattaataataatgaagcaTCTTTGTTGTTTCTGAGCAAGACGCTGCACCATGTGCTCACCCATAAGATACAAAAGTACATTAAGTGTACTTACATGTAGTTACAGTAGGACATTGTAATACTTGACTCTGATACACTGTGTTCTCTTCTGCAGGGTTCAGTACGCTGGAGATATGAAGCTGCCGGAGGAATTTGACTCAAGAGAGCAGTGGCCCAACTGTCCCACTCTGAAGGAGATCAGAGACCAGGGATCCTGTGGATCCTGTTGGGTAAGGAGCCAAAGAAGTTATTGTTCAAAAGATTGGAGCATATTTAACTGGAACTGAGAATTAACAGTTTCTGAAAGAACAGGTTGCCTGGTGAatttttgttgtattattttaGATTGTGAGTAGTCAAGTCAGTTTTTTCCATGAAGGGTTTTGCAATCTGTACAGTACACTACACCCttcatgggggaaaaaagtaatctgattactgacatttttttctgttgataaggtttttcctgttttatgattttaattgtttttatttgtgtttttgttgcgTGCCTCGGTGGTTCTGATTATAGGCTTTCGGTGCTGCAGAGGCCATCTCCGACCGAGTGTGTATCCACAGCAACGCCAAGGTCAATGTGGAGATTTCCTCCGAGGATCTGCTGACCTGCTGTGACAGTTGCGGCATGGGGTGAGACGCAGCAACATGGGAAAAGTTtccacatttttattgtttaaatgcTCCCACTAGTGTTGCTACAGCTCAGAAGGAAAGGATTTTGTCAGGGTTGAAGGTTTGACAAGTTATAATGATCTGGTATTTAGGAGAGAATGACGCTTTCAAAACATgcagaaaaatgtaatgtattaaatatgtgcACAAATACTTAATGACATGTAGAGTACAAAAAGGCAGACTGTCTGTGATGATGCAAAGGCAGATACATTTGCGATTTacatttttcctctcctttcttagATGTAACGGTGGCTACCCCTCAGCTGCTTGGGACTTCTGGACCAAAGAGGGACTGGTCTCTGGAGGCCTCTATGACTCCCATGTTGGTGAGTGATGTGACGTGTTTAAGCCCtacaatgtgcatgtgtgtccttTACAATTCATCTTACATTACATCTTCTTTGCGTCCACAGGTTGCCGACCTTACACCATCGCCCCCTGTGAGCACCATGTGAACGGTAGCAGACCTCCCTGCACTGGAGAGGGTGGAAATACACCTGATTGCGTCGCCAAGTGTGAACCTGGATACTCACCCAGCTACAAAGAGGACAAGCACTATGGTAAGAAATGCAGGGGAATCATTTTGACTTCCTAAAATAAGAGTTTGGGAGAGATAAAGGTTTAGGTATGTTCACACGAGCTCTACAGCTTAGCTTGCTCAGCAGTATTTACTTTATAGAATAAATTATCTGTTATGTTCTCTCTCTGATTCTACAGGAAATATGCTCCCCACTTTAGTTGACTCATATTATATTTGGGTGTGATGCCAAATAACCAaccttgatgatgatgatgatgatgatgatgatgatgataaacaCAACTGTgtaaacatgcacacagcacAGGGTTTTAACTTAAAGTATGTTGCAGGTAAAACGTCCTACAGCGTTCTGTCAGATGAACAGCAGATTCAGTCTGAGATATTCAAGAATGGCCCAGTAGAGGGAGCCTTCATCGTCTATGAAGACTTTTTGCTGTACAAATCTGGTAAGAA encodes:
- the ctsba gene encoding cathepsin B; this encodes MWRAAFLLLAASLSVSLARPHLHPLSSEMVNYINKVNTTWKAGHNFHNVDYSYVRKLCGTMLKGPKLPVMVQYAGDMKLPEEFDSREQWPNCPTLKEIRDQGSCGSCWAFGAAEAISDRVCIHSNAKVNVEISSEDLLTCCDSCGMGCNGGYPSAAWDFWTKEGLVSGGLYDSHVGCRPYTIAPCEHHVNGSRPPCTGEGGNTPDCVAKCEPGYSPSYKEDKHYGKTSYSVLSDEQQIQSEIFKNGPVEGAFIVYEDFLLYKSGVYQHVTGSAAGGHAIKMLGWGVEDGVPYWLCANSWNTDWGDNGYFKILRGSDHCGIESEVVAGIPK